TTGCATCCACCGAGAGGTAATCTTCAATGTTTTCGCTAACATAAGATACGTTCAGGTTATCGGCATGTACGGCGATGAGAAAGCCGTGAGACTGAATTTTTCCTGGAACGTGTATGGGTTCACGGTCGCAATTGGTAAGGTCAACATTGTATTCATTCATAGGGTATGTAGGATCTATCGCTCTTTGTGCGCAAAAATATTAGAATTTAGTTAATTTAAACAAATACCGAACCAAATCCTTAGCACCGCTAGGGTTGAGGATAATTTGTAGACGATGTTGCTTAATTTTTTAAATTAATTGGAGGCTGATATAAAGCTTGTTGAGCTTTAAATGCACTATTAATTTAAAATAGATTTGCGCATGTAGCGTATTACTCCTATCTTTGGCGCTCCGAAGGGAAATGCATCCATAGCTCAGCTGGATAGAGCACCGGTTTTCTAAACCGTAGGTCATAGGTTCGAATCCTATTGGGTGTACATCAAAAGCCTTTAACTTTATTGTTAAGGGCTTTTTGTTTTCGGAGCGCTTACATATCAATCATTTAAGCTCCGTATATAAATATGAAATTAGCCAATCTAGTCAAACAGATGATGACGTATATCAAACACATCCCGGTGCTAATATTTTTATTACTTACTGCTGCTCCTGGTCAAGCCCAGTCGCCCTCCACACCACAGGCGGAAAAGCTTTTTAAAGGGATATGGGTGGATAAGAAAACGACCAGGCACCTGGAAATATCTTTTGAGAATGGTTATGCTACCATTATAGACTGGACCAGTAAATTACAAAAGCGGGAAAGCGGCGATATCTACAAGGCATTTCTCAGAAATGGAAAACTCGTCATGCCAGAAGACACCGAGTTCCATGCGCCCTATAGTGAAATCATCTCAAAAAACAACACACTGATCTACCTGACAAAGCCCATCATCACCAAAAAAACATCCCGTTGGGATAAGCAGATTTTTACCAGATCCAGTAAACTATAGCTGGAGAAACCCGGAGTGTAAAAACTCTAAGATGGATCCAGGTAAGCAGCGAGAAAAGGCGCCGTACGGGTGTTGCCAGATGTAAGGAACTGCCGGGGGGCCGTACTGCATACCACTTTGCCGCCCTTTGCTCCAGCCGAGGGGCCGATTTCCATAATCCAGTCGCTGGCGGCGATCACAGAAAGGTCATGCTCTACCAGAATAACGGTATTGCCTTGGTCTACCAGGTAATTGAGCTGAACCATCAGTTTCTCTACGTCGGCCGGATGCAGGCCAGTGGTAGGTTCGTCCATAATGTAAAGCGTTTTACCCTGCTGGTTGCGCTGAAGCTCCGTAGCCAGTTTAATGCGCTGCGCTTCACCACCAGAAAGTTCGGTAGCAGGCTGTCCCAGCTTTAAATAGCCCAATCCGACCTGCCTGACAATATTCAGCCCGCGTGCAAGTGTGGCATCTTCGCTGAAAAAGTCCCATGCCTGGTCTACATTCATCTGAAGGACTTCGGCAATGTTTTTATCGTTATATTCAATTTCCAGGGTTTCTTCATTATACCGTGTTCCCTTACAGACCGGACAGGGACTGTACACGCTTGGTAAAAATAGCAATTCTACCATAACAAAGCCTTCCCCCTGACAATGTGGACAGCGGCCTTTCGAAACGTTAAAACTAAAACGACCTGCATCGTATTTCCGCTTCCGGGCTGCTGGCGTAGTTGCAAAGAGTTTTCGTATGGGATCGAACAGACCGGTATAGGTCGCTAAATTAGATCGTGGTGTCCTGCCTATCGGCTTTTGATCCACTTGAACCAGTCTTTTGATCTGATTAACCCCTTCGGTGATTTTTCCTTCCATCTGTCCCGGCTGCTCCTGCAATAGATCAGCGCTGCTTTCATCGGGTGTATCAGCAGATTTTTGTCCTATTGCTGCCGAAACCAATGTCACCAGTACCTGGCTGACCAATGTGCTTTTACCGGAACCGGAGATACCGGTTACACTGGTCAAAACACCAAGTGGAAATTCTACACTCAGGTTCTTGAGGTTATTGCGGTTCAGACCTTCCAGCTTTAGCCATGCTGAAGGCGCACGTGGATGTTCATTAATAGTATTTTTTTGATGGTAGATATAGTCTTTAGTTTGGGAATTTTTGATGTATTTGAGCCCCTCAGGCTTACCGCTGTACAGGATTTGTCCGCCATTTTCGCCCGCACCAGGGCCCACATCTACAATCCACTCAGCGTGACGGATCACGTCAATTTCATGTTCCACCAAAAATAGTGAGTTGCCAGCAGCCTTAAGTTTATCAAGCGCTCTCAATAAAGCCTGGGTATCCGCGGGGTGCAATCCGGCGGATGGTTCATCCAGGACATAAACAACCCCGAATAAATTAGACCGGATCTGCGTAGCCAGCCGCAGACGCTGAAGTTCACCCGGAGAAAGGCTGGGTGTACTTCTATCAAGGCTCAGGTAGCCCAAACCGAGATCAAGTATGGTCTCCAGTCTAGATACCAGGTCTTCAGCGATGCGCTGGGTCACCATGCCTTTCTCCGGATGCGCAGCTTCTTTAGTTTTATTAAACTCATTATCGGCTCTGGCATGCCTCTGGAATACAGCATGTAACTCGTCCAGAGACAAAGCGTGCATCTGGCTGATGTCTTTACCATCGAATTTTACACTTAGTGATTGTTTCCGGAGCTTTTTGCCCTGGCACAGCGGGCAGAGCGCACTGAGCATAAACTGGCTCACTCGTTTTTTCATAAGCTGGCTCTGGCTATCGGCAAAGGTTTGCATAACGTATTTTTTTGCGCCGGTAAATGTACCCATGTAGTCTGGCTGCATTTTATTTGCAATGGCCTTTCTCACCTGTTCGGCGGTAAAACGAGGATATACCGGGACTACGGGTTGTTCGTCGGTAAATAAGATCCAGTCCCGGTCTTTTTTAGGTAGTTTTCTCCATGGTGTATCCACTTCATAGCCTAGGGTAATCAGAATATCCCGGAGATTTTGTCCCTGCCAGGCTGTAGGCCATGCCGCAATTGCCCTTTCCCTGATCGTCAGGGAATCATCGGGAACCATTGATTTTTCTGTTACTTCGTATACCCGGCCAATACCGTGGCACTGCGGGCATGCACCTTCAGGAGTGTTTGCAGAAAAACCCTCCGCATAGATGATCTCCTGGCCTTCTGGATAATCTCCTGCCCTCGAGTACAGCATTCGCAACAGGTTAGACAAAGTAGTCACACTTCCAACCGATGACCTGGAATTGGATGCGCCCCGCTGCTGCTGGAGGGCAATCGCAGGTGGCAGACCTTCAACTTCGTCTACCTCCGGAATGGCCATCTGATTGAACAGACGACGGGCGTAAGGGGAAACGGATTCAAGGTATCTCCGCTGTGCCTCGGCATATAGCGTCCCAAAGGCCAGTGAAGATTTACCGGAGCCTGATACACCGGTAAAAACTACAAAAGCATCCCTTGGGATGCTTAAACTTACATTTTTCAGGTTATGTTCTCTGGCACCTTTTACAATTACAAAACCTTTGTTTTCCATACTATGCATCCTTGATTTTGATTAGAATTGTTGCAATCCCAGAATAACCACAAAACTTATCTTTGATTATTTGACTTGTCATGCTTTGTCATCAACAATGTTTCGCCACAGTTGTTTAGCTGAATGATCTGTTGAAGGGCATGGAGCCTTCATCCATTAATATTGAGATATATGAAACAAGAAAAACACACAGGCGCTTTGATTGTAGATTTATCAGCAGCAATTCTAACAGTTGCAACCCAGCGGGGTGCTGAAAAAAGTACTTGCCCCTCTGAAATTGCCCGCATGTTATTTCCTAATGACTGGCGAAAACATATGACGGAGGTGGTTCATGCTGCTTTAGCCCTACATCAACAAAATAAGGTAAGCATCACCCAAAAGGGAAAGGTCATAGATGTAAAGCATATTAAGGAACCTATCCGTATAAAGATTGTTTAGTGGCGATGCTTACTTTTTTGAGTAGGATTTCTAAAAAAAAACTATAAACCTTTAAAGTTGTTAAAATAGTAAGGCATGTCCAATAATTGTCGCTAAATACCAGTTTTCAAATTTCATTAACATTCAACTTCAAAATATGCGCATTTTAATTATACTTTTGGTTTTCGGCTTAACATCCCAGACATTTGCACAAACAGGGAAACTTTTCAAGGGAACCTTAAACAATTCGATTAAAATCAGTCTCTATTTACAAGGGCTGGAGGAAGGCACAAATGCTGATCCGATTATTGGTGCCTATAAATATGACGGTCAAAAGGGATACCTGTTATTAAACGGATATAGAAATAAGGACGGCAATATTGTTTTAGTTGAGCAGGCCACACCAAATTTCTCGGGTATTTTTTTCGGAATAGTATCCGGCAGCCAGGTTTCGGGCAAGTGGACCAGCGCTAATCAACAGGTTAGCTATCCATTTAAAATTGAAGCCATAACCGCTAACAAAGAACAGCTGATACAATTTCAAGGTGCCATTGCAGCTAAAGCGAATGAATTTAGAAACTATTAGCTAACGATTATATCTTATGAGCCAAGTTTATGTCAACGTACAAGCCGTGTAAAATTACTTTATTTTTTGTCCTGAGTTTATTTGGTATTCTTTTCTTTATGACTTCAACATCCGCACAGCAACAAAATCCGAAAGATTCCAGGTATAAAAAATATGCTGGTCGTTATGGTAACAGTTCAGGTATTGTGCTTTTTGAAGACGGTACTTATCTATTGTATGGATATGCTACCTTGGTTTTTGGTACCTATCGTTTCGAAAAAGACCAACTGCTTTTCTCTGCTGATCGTCAGGAACTGTTTGAGGTTTTTGCGCACCATAACCCTTCTCTAAAAACAGGTGCCAGAATTAACTTCATTGGTTTTGAGCGTGGAAGTAAAACATATGCACAGCTAGCCAATGACAGCATAAGGCCTGTGTTTAATGAAAACGCCAACTGTTTTGATGCTCCCTTTGTATACCTTAAATCTGGAAAACTAGCCGAATTTACATTAGCTGCTCTTCCCCCTGAATTCCACAGGTCAACTTCTTCAGTCAACACTTCTTTTTCTTACGTAAATAACGCAGGTTATAACGACTTTATCTTTGTGCATAATGCCACCAAAAGAGAGTATGAAGACTTTGTGGCCATCATTGTTGCTACTGAAAAAGGAGAAGTCATCAAACTCTCCAACTATGGGGGTGAAAAGGGCTATCTTAAGCAAAAACAAGATAAGGGAGAGCAGCAGTGGAAGGAAGTCCTGGATCTGAAAAGCCAGTATGAACAGGAAAAAAGGTTTAATAAGGATGTTATTTATGCAAATCAGCATTATAACACTTTTCCTAAACCAGAAACAGCCAGGTATGTGTATGATAAAAAAGAAAATCTTTACACTGCGTTGGAAGCAAAGGAAAACAAGAGTCGCTACATGCAAGACCAATACAATGACCCAAGCTACTTGCGTCAATACCAGAAGTTGGCCCCAAAGTCAAAGAGCGAATTCAAAATTGATGTTACACATCTGGCTAAAAGCCTATTTTTCACGGTATGCGGTGAAGGAGCAGAGCTATCCTACAAGTACAATGGCTTTATCGAATATAAAATTCAACATGAGCAAATACCTGTTGTTTTACCACCAGTAAAACCTTAAAGTCGCCAGTAATAGAGACATAAAATTCAATAAGCATGCATCACCGTTTAAGACATTTATTGTCGCCGCTTTTCATCTGTTGCCTTGCGTTGTTAATCCTTAACGACTTTTTGCTTAAAGCAACATTTCATAATATGCTTACCGGGAAACTTTCCGATTTCTGCGGATTGTTTATTTTTCCGATTTTCTGGTCAGCGGTCTTTCCTCGTCAAAAAATATGGGTCTTTGTCTTTACCGGACTACTATTTGTCTGGTGGAAAAGCGAATACGCGTCAGGATTTATTGAACAGGTAAATACCATCTTTAGCATTCAGCGGACTGTGGATGCAACCGATCTGATAGCCTTATCGATGTTACTGCTGGGCTGGTTCTATATAAAAACCAATCCGAAGGTAGTAATTGTTGTAAACTCTTTATTAACACGCTTAAGCGCTTTGTTTATCGGGGCTGTTGCTATTTTTTCATTCTGTGCCACTACTCAGCAAAGGTATATCCAATCATTTGATCAGCCGCAGTATGTGCTGTTGTGCAGTACTGTATTACCAGATCCCAGCCTATATGAAGGGTTTGAATTTTACAAAAAAGATTCGTTGCTCGTTGTTGAAGTCAATCAAATGTTTATCGCAAAGCCAGTCATGGCTGATGATTATAATAAGAACCGCTCCGTTAAAGATCTTGATGAAGCTATCCGAGAGCAGATCTCAGACAGCACAAGCCTGATTCCCCCTGGCAAAGTGACAAATCTTGCCATCAATACGGCTTGGGGTACCGATGCTTTAAGGTTTAATGGCGGGCGTTTGGATGGCAGGTTCAGCAGAACAAAAAATAGTCAGCTAATTATAGAGGGATTTTACAAAATGGGACTGGAAGACTCCACCTGGACCACCAGGGACAGCAGTGGTACAAAAGTATTGATACAAACATTTGTCAATGGAGAACGAACCAGCGTTAAGCAGTATAGCCGCGGCAAGCTTGTTTCTTCAGGTAGCGTCAATACGCGCGCTGATACGATCCGAATTAAATATATCCAGATTGGAATTCTTGTTTTGCTTGTAGCTGTTACCATTTTATTGTTAATTCGTAATTTCCGCAGTACATTTCCCGAACAGCTCAAGCTTAAACAGGTTTGGAAATGGTTGCTTTGCTTCATTTCGCCAATTTTTGTTTGGCTTATACATTTTGGCATCCGGATACTGCTCATGGATTATAATCAGGATTTTTTTGTAACGCTGGCTACAATTGTTTTTATCTTCATGGTAACCTGCCCGCTGATGTCTATTGTTGTATTCTGGATCAATCTGAGAAAAGAGACAGATATCCTTTTGTATTGTCTGTTATTTGGATTGATATATAGTATCTGGACCAGCTGCGGCACACTTATCGCACTGCATAATTAGCCTTTTTTATTACCAATTTAACACGGCACAGACATCTGAAACTTGGATTAATCCAGGATCTAAATACTCAGTTTCTTTTCCGGATGAGCATCGGCGTAAGTCATAATGAGGTTTAGGATATAATCATTAGAGGGGTAGGGCTGTATAACCGATTTTAAGCCCGGGAGGTCATTTACATCACTATAGTGCGAGATATACCCCATGCCGCAGAATTTCCCTTCCTGAACCCATAAACAGCTTTGTTCTTCACTATTTCGGCCTTCATCAATCAATGCAAAAGAAGGCAGCATTGATTTAAGATCTTTTATGGCAAATTTAACACGAACGTTGTATGCGGCGGAAGATTCTTCGCCAATACAAGCACCACTACAGTGACCAGATTCGTGCCCTGTACAGGCCGATCTGTTTTTCTGAATGAAACACAACCGTTCACAAAGTTTATGATCTTTGATCAGTTTCCTTAATAAATTATGTCCGTCCAGGATGCTGTTAAAACTAAATAAAGGTGTAATGAATGGTTTGTGTTTCTCAATCCCAAGGCGCATATAACCTTTTTGATCGGCAAAAGAGAAAAGACAATATTTTTGCTCGGGGCGTTTCATGGCCCTGTTGTTTTCCGGCCAAAGGCGTTTAATTTCTGCTGCTTCCAGTATAAAGGCCATGAGTTCAGTACCGCAGATTTCAAAATCTACATGGTAAATGTTTTTCAGAAAATCTTGTCGTTGTCTGCTGGTATTGTTGCCGGTAAAATGAGAGCAAACCCTCTTCTTAAGGTTTTTGGCTTTTCCTACATAGATCACATCCCCTTTATGGTCTTTAAAATAGTAGACACCAGGGCTTTGAGGCAATCGTTCTATTGCAGATTTAGGAAGATTTGGGGGAAGGGCCTGTTCCTTTGAACCACGGTTTAAGGCTTGTGTAATGATACCGGTATCGTCTGCTGTCAAAAGCATGGTCAATAGAATGGCAGTTGCTGCCGCATCGCCGCCAGCCCTGTGCCTGTTGTTGATTTCGATGCCTAGTGAGGTACAGAGTTTACCCAGACTGTATGATAAATGACCTGGTAAAAGTTTACGGCTTAACCTTACGGTACATAATTTTTTGCATTGTAATTCATAACCACATAAAGCCAGCTGGTGCCTGATAAAGGAAAAGTCGAAATTAACATTGTGTGCTACAAATATTTTGTCATATAAAAGATGGTATATTTTTTCAGCTACATCGCTAAAAGCAGGTGCATCAGCAACCATCTCATTGTCAATACCTGTGAGCGCTTCGATGTGTTTTGGAATCCACTGGCCCGGGTTGATGAGTGTTTCAAAAGAGTCTGTTACTTCATTTCCATTATGGATCAGTATGGAAATTTCTGTAATCCCATTTCCAGCGGGATATCCACCGGTGGTTTCTATATCTACAACAGCATACAACATTTTTGATCAGGATAGATGATTGCAAATATGCTAATTATTTTAGTATAATATTCATTTAAATTTAAATCCAGGTTTTTTAGCTACAACTTTATCTTGTATGGTTTGAATTTGGCATGTTAATGGCTTTGCAGAGGTTATAATGAAGCCTAAAAAAATATTTGCTGTAGACGATGATAACGACATTCTAGAGGTCATCAAAATAATTCTTGAAGACGAAGGTTATGAAGTGGACACATTAAATACAGGAGAGGGGGTGATGGACCGCATAGATGAAATTAAGCCAGATTTAATTTTACTGGATGTAATGCTGGGCGGAATGGACGGAAGGGACATTTGTAAGTCTATTAAAGGCCATTCAATTTTTAAAAATATCCCTGTGATCATGATTTCCGCAAGTCATAATTTACAAAGCTTGCTTCAGTTCCCGGGCTCACCTAATGATTTTTTACCTAAACCATTTGACATTGATAACCTGGTAAAAATGGTAGGGGTTCAATTGGCCGTCTGAGTACTACTGTACTAAATACTATATGATTTTACCAGCTGCCTACCGCAATAGTTCATAATAGTGGAATTATAAATAAACTAGAATTAACAATTACATATTACAAAATTGAGGATTGCTAAACATTCGTCCGTTAGTTTTGTTGTATGGTTTAAAATAACCAGATATAAATTATGTTAAGCAATTATCTAAACTTTCAGTTTGATGTACAGGGTAAACCTATTAAAGGTTTCTGTATGCGGATCCATGATGATTTCCATGAAACTTATGCAGTGATGGTAGATGGCTATCATTCTTTTTGCGTATGGATAGACAATACGGCAACCTGGCGTTCATCTAAGCATGTCGCTATTGAATCCGGAGTGTTGGACAGGATTATAGGCCATTTGGCCACACATACCAGCGAACTTTCGCCGGGAGTGTAAACTATAACTCTAGCCGAAGAATAAATAGCACAAGCCTATGGCAGTGCAAACGCCTACAAGATCTGCCAGGAGCATAGCGCCTACGGCATATCTTGTATTTTTGATATTTACCGCTCCGAAATACACGGCTATAACATAAAAAGTAGTATCTGATGATCCCTGCAGAATACTAGACAAACGTCCTGCAAACGAATCCGGACCATGTACAGTCATCGTATCTATCATCATCCCCCTTGCACCTCCGCCACTTAATGGCTTAATCAATGCGGTTGGTATTCCATCTATAAATCTGGTGTCGGCACCCAGAAAAGCGCAAACACTTTTCATCCCGTTAATCACAAGATCAAATGTGCCACTCGTTCTAAGTAAACTGATGGCAACAAGCATCCCAACCAAATAAGGGATGATCCGAACGGCAGTATCAAATCCACCTTTAGCACCTTCAATAAAAGCATCGAATATATTTACGTTTTTGTAAAGTCCGCCAAGTACAATCAAAAGAAAGATGAGCAGTAAAATACCGTTGCTCAATATTCCGGAAAAGGACTGAAGACCAGTACTGCTTAGACTGGTAAGGTATAAAACCATTGCTGCAATAACTGCGGATAAGCCTAGTATCCAGGATAAGATAACAGGCTGAAGAATGTTGATCCTCTGTTTAAAAGATACAATGAGCATAGCCGCAACGGTGGCTACGAAGGTGGCAATCATACATGGGATAAATATCTCGGTTGGGTTGGCCGAGTTTAATGACGCACGTACTGCTATAATGCTCACTGGAATTAGGGTCAGTCCTGAGGCATGGAGGCATAGAAACATAATCTGCGCATTGGAGGCCGTATCCTTATTGGGATTTAGTTCCTGAAGACTTTCCATTGCTTTTAAGCCGAATGGTGTAGCCGCATTGTCTAAACCCAAAAGATTAGCAGAAAAATTCATGACCATATGTCCCGTTGCAGGATGTCCTTTTGGAACCTCCGGAAACAACTTAGAAAAAAACGGGCCGATAATTTTTGACAGCATACGAATGCCACCAGCTTTTTCTGCAATACTCATAAAGCCCATAAACAAAGCCATGATCCCAACAAGCTTTAAACAAATGTTTACTGCTGTCCAGCAAGTTTCGATTACGCCGTCAACTTTTAAGGGGTTACCTTCATCTCCGGATTTTCCAACAACCATCCAGTTAAAAATATCAGACTGTCCAAAAAAGAAGCATTTAATTGCCGCAACTAGTATTGCAACGATAATAAATGCAGACCAGATTCTGCTTAATGCCATTAGTTTATTTGTTTAGGCCTGTAATTTAAGGTTTATCATCCGTAAGCTCAAATCCCCAGCTTTTTCCTTTTTCTGTGGAAGGGATCCCGCCCGTCATCCAAACTGGGGCTTTTGCACCTTTTAAATAATAATCAAAAAATTGTTGCTCCCTGATTTGAATGTCTTTTCTATTTTGACGTTGCATCAGGTTATGAGCTTCATTATTGTAGTTTAACAGCCATGACGGTTTACCTAATCTTTTTAATCCTGTAAACATCTCAATCCCCTGATACCATGGTACGGCACCATCTGCATCATTAGACATGATTACTACTGGTGTGTTGACTTTAGGTAAAGAAAATAATGGTGAGTTCTCAATATATAATTCAGGTTTTTCCCAAAGTGTGGCACCTATGCGACTTTGGGTTTTCTCGTATTGGAACTGTCTGTTCATTCCACTATCCCAACGAATACCACCGTAGGCAGAAGTCATGTTTGCTACCGGTGCACCCGCCCATGCTGCAGCATACATATTTGTTCTGGTAATGAGGTG
The nucleotide sequence above comes from Pedobacter sp. MC2016-14. Encoded proteins:
- a CDS encoding exonuclease domain-containing protein → MLYAVVDIETTGGYPAGNGITEISILIHNGNEVTDSFETLINPGQWIPKHIEALTGIDNEMVADAPAFSDVAEKIYHLLYDKIFVAHNVNFDFSFIRHQLALCGYELQCKKLCTVRLSRKLLPGHLSYSLGKLCTSLGIEINNRHRAGGDAAATAILLTMLLTADDTGIITQALNRGSKEQALPPNLPKSAIERLPQSPGVYYFKDHKGDVIYVGKAKNLKKRVCSHFTGNNTSRQRQDFLKNIYHVDFEICGTELMAFILEAAEIKRLWPENNRAMKRPEQKYCLFSFADQKGYMRLGIEKHKPFITPLFSFNSILDGHNLLRKLIKDHKLCERLCFIQKNRSACTGHESGHCSGACIGEESSAAYNVRVKFAIKDLKSMLPSFALIDEGRNSEEQSCLWVQEGKFCGMGYISHYSDVNDLPGLKSVIQPYPSNDYILNLIMTYADAHPEKKLSI
- a CDS encoding DUF3253 domain-containing protein; the protein is MKQEKHTGALIVDLSAAILTVATQRGAEKSTCPSEIARMLFPNDWRKHMTEVVHAALALHQQNKVSITQKGKVIDVKHIKEPIRIKIV
- a CDS encoding PleD family two-component system response regulator gives rise to the protein MKPKKIFAVDDDNDILEVIKIILEDEGYEVDTLNTGEGVMDRIDEIKPDLILLDVMLGGMDGRDICKSIKGHSIFKNIPVIMISASHNLQSLLQFPGSPNDFLPKPFDIDNLVKMVGVQLAV
- the uvrA gene encoding excinuclease ABC subunit UvrA translates to MHSMENKGFVIVKGAREHNLKNVSLSIPRDAFVVFTGVSGSGKSSLAFGTLYAEAQRRYLESVSPYARRLFNQMAIPEVDEVEGLPPAIALQQQRGASNSRSSVGSVTTLSNLLRMLYSRAGDYPEGQEIIYAEGFSANTPEGACPQCHGIGRVYEVTEKSMVPDDSLTIRERAIAAWPTAWQGQNLRDILITLGYEVDTPWRKLPKKDRDWILFTDEQPVVPVYPRFTAEQVRKAIANKMQPDYMGTFTGAKKYVMQTFADSQSQLMKKRVSQFMLSALCPLCQGKKLRKQSLSVKFDGKDISQMHALSLDELHAVFQRHARADNEFNKTKEAAHPEKGMVTQRIAEDLVSRLETILDLGLGYLSLDRSTPSLSPGELQRLRLATQIRSNLFGVVYVLDEPSAGLHPADTQALLRALDKLKAAGNSLFLVEHEIDVIRHAEWIVDVGPGAGENGGQILYSGKPEGLKYIKNSQTKDYIYHQKNTINEHPRAPSAWLKLEGLNRNNLKNLSVEFPLGVLTSVTGISGSGKSTLVSQVLVTLVSAAIGQKSADTPDESSADLLQEQPGQMEGKITEGVNQIKRLVQVDQKPIGRTPRSNLATYTGLFDPIRKLFATTPAARKRKYDAGRFSFNVSKGRCPHCQGEGFVMVELLFLPSVYSPCPVCKGTRYNEETLEIEYNDKNIAEVLQMNVDQAWDFFSEDATLARGLNIVRQVGLGYLKLGQPATELSGGEAQRIKLATELQRNQQGKTLYIMDEPTTGLHPADVEKLMVQLNYLVDQGNTVILVEHDLSVIAASDWIMEIGPSAGAKGGKVVCSTAPRQFLTSGNTRTAPFLAAYLDPS
- a CDS encoding preprotein translocase subunit SecD — protein: MTSTSAQQQNPKDSRYKKYAGRYGNSSGIVLFEDGTYLLYGYATLVFGTYRFEKDQLLFSADRQELFEVFAHHNPSLKTGARINFIGFERGSKTYAQLANDSIRPVFNENANCFDAPFVYLKSGKLAEFTLAALPPEFHRSTSSVNTSFSYVNNAGYNDFIFVHNATKREYEDFVAIIVATEKGEVIKLSNYGGEKGYLKQKQDKGEQQWKEVLDLKSQYEQEKRFNKDVIYANQHYNTFPKPETARYVYDKKENLYTALEAKENKSRYMQDQYNDPSYLRQYQKLAPKSKSEFKIDVTHLAKSLFFTVCGEGAELSYKYNGFIEYKIQHEQIPVVLPPVKP
- a CDS encoding nucleoside recognition domain-containing protein; translated protein: MALSRIWSAFIIVAILVAAIKCFFFGQSDIFNWMVVGKSGDEGNPLKVDGVIETCWTAVNICLKLVGIMALFMGFMSIAEKAGGIRMLSKIIGPFFSKLFPEVPKGHPATGHMVMNFSANLLGLDNAATPFGLKAMESLQELNPNKDTASNAQIMFLCLHASGLTLIPVSIIAVRASLNSANPTEIFIPCMIATFVATVAAMLIVSFKQRINILQPVILSWILGLSAVIAAMVLYLTSLSSTGLQSFSGILSNGILLLIFLLIVLGGLYKNVNIFDAFIEGAKGGFDTAVRIIPYLVGMLVAISLLRTSGTFDLVINGMKSVCAFLGADTRFIDGIPTALIKPLSGGGARGMMIDTMTVHGPDSFAGRLSSILQGSSDTTFYVIAVYFGAVNIKNTRYAVGAMLLADLVGVCTAIGLCYLFFG